The segment ACATCTATGCTTACTTTTTGCACAGGTCCTTCAGTACCAAAGAGCGCAGATTCGTCAATCATCAGCCCTTCGGATTCAATAATTCTGGCATCGGCGGGTATGTAGTCACCTGCACTGAAGGAGAGTAAATCACCAGGGACTATATCCTCCGGCGGGCATGTGTCAAATTTCCCCTGTCGGATAACCTTAATGTTAGGCACTATGAGTTTATTTGTGTAGATATTTCGGCTATGAATTCGGTATTCTGTTATGCATGCCCATACGATATGAACGACCAGAACTGCCCCAACGATGCCTACTGTGTAAAGGGAAATGCTACTCACGTCTGTGAAAAATGAAAACGCGAGAAAGGCGGTCATAAGTGCCAAAACAATAATCCGCCACGTGAACAGCGGTTTCAGAAACGCCTCAAGGGAAAAAGCACTTTCCTCCGTCCCAAATTCATTCTTGCCGTACTGTGCTTTTGCTTTCTCAATGGCTTCGGCACTCAACCCCTGATCCATGTTGGAGTCGAATTTATTCAGTATTGATGCGAGGTTTTCCGCATGAAAGTTTGACATCTTTTATTTAAAATAACTGGTGTGATGGACCGTTCAATTGCCCTCAATGCGTACACTCGCGCCGCAAGCATCCGGCTTTAAGATTTTAATATCAGATACGATCTGGTGCTTTTTGAAAGCAGCCTTCATCTTTTCAGCAACCTGTTCTGTGTGTTCCAGACAGTAGGCTGCAACAGTGGGTCCCGCGCCGCTCAATGCGACACTAAGCGCACCAGCGGCGGTCGCGGCTTCTGCGACCTCATCAAACCCTGGAATCAGCGATGTCCGGTAAGGTTGATGCAGCCTGTCTTTCATCGCAATGCGTAACATCTCAAATTGCTTCGTGGCGATGCTGGCGATTAGCAGCGTACTTCGGCTTGTGTTATAGATGGCATCGGAGAAACCTACTGACGTGGGTAGTACACCGCGTGCTTGTTCTGTTGACAGTGGGAAGTCCGGAATTGCAAGCACAATCGAAAGAACAGGCGGACATTCTAACCGAACAGTGTGCACCTGAGCGTTCTCTTGCGCTGAAACGACGAGTCCACCGTATAATGAGGCGGCAACATTGTCTGGATGCCCTTCCAGCTCTGTCGCAAAGTTGAGGAGTTCTGGGTCAGAGAATGGAGTATCACAGAGCGCGTTTGCAGTTAGCAACCCACCAAGAATCGCTGTGCCACTACCGCCAAGTCCACGGATCGCAGGGATTCCATTTTCTATTTGCAATTTGAAGCCTTTTGGACGTTTCGTTCCACTTCGGTTGAAAACAAGTTCTACCGCTTGAAAAGCAACATGCTCTGGCGTGCTCGGTATTTTATCCGCGTCTACGCCGCTCACAACAACTTCAGTGTCAGTTTCAATGGGTTCCAATGTAACCATACTATAAAGTTGGAGGGCAAGCCCTAACACGTCGAACCCAGGTCCCAGATTCGTTGTGCTGGCAGGAATTCGTGCAGTAACTTTTTGGTTAAAAGTAGGAGGCATACAAAAGATTCCTGTAGAATCGGTTGCGGCTTAGAGGTCTATATCCACTCGTTACCTTTTTGGGGTGCTGCTTACAGTCGAGAGACGCGCTATTGAAGTAGGGGTTGGGTTACCCAACCCCTACAATTTCGAGATCGCAGTTTCCATTCTGCCTAATGCCTCTTGGATGTTTTCTAACGAATTGGCGTATGAGAGACGGAGATAACCATCGCCGTATTTGCCGAAGGAAGTACCGGGCAGTAGAGCGACATCTGCCTCCTCCATCAAATAATCGGCAAGGGCTTCACACGAAAGTGGCAATTGCGTAACATTCGGAAATACATAGAAAGCACCAAGCGGTTTGATACAACTGATGCCCTCAATCGCGTTCAATCCATCTACAATTGCATCACGTCGTTTCTGGAATTCCAAAACCATTTCTGTGACAGAGTCCTGTTGTCCTGTCAACGCCTCCATTCCGGCGAGTTGTGTAAAGGTGGCAGTGCAGGAATTGGAGTTAATAGTTAACTGCGTGATCTTGTCCGCGATTGCTTGGGGAGCGATACCGTAGCCCAAACGCCAGCCGGTCATGGCGTATGTTTTGGAATGCCCTTCAATCAGAATTGTTCTTTCCTTCATACCGGGTAGACTGAGGACGCTGTGGTGTTGACCTTCATAGAGAATACGTGAATAAACTTCGTCTGTCAACACATAAAAATTGTGTTTCTGTGCGAGTTCTGCTATTGCTTCAAGATCTTCGATGGTGAGCGTACCGCCTGTGGGATTCTGCGGTGAATTGAGAATTAGCAGTTTCGTTCGGTCAGTGATTGCTCCCTCAAGATCCTCAAGACGGAACCGGAAATTCACTTCCTCGCGAAGGGACAGTGGCACCGGTTTTCCACCGATGAAGTCGATAACGGATTCATAGACAGGGAAACCGGGTTCAGGATAGATGACTTCGTCGCCATCATCAATAAGTGCCAAGATCGTAAAAAAGATAATCGGTTTCGCTCCGGGGGTCACCGTGACTTCATCTGGATGGATAGTAACACCTCGTGTTTCTGTTATGTGTTGCGCGACAATCTCGCGGAATTCCGGCACGCCAGCGGATGGACAGTAACCGGTGTGTCCGTCCTTCATTGCTTTATATGCTGCTTCAATGATGTTAATCGGTGTTGGGAAATCCGGCTGACCTATCTCCAGATGGATGATGTCTTTGCCTTGTGCTTCCAAC is part of the Candidatus Poribacteria bacterium genome and harbors:
- the thrB gene encoding homoserine kinase; translated protein: MPPTFNQKVTARIPASTTNLGPGFDVLGLALQLYSMVTLEPIETDTEVVVSGVDADKIPSTPEHVAFQAVELVFNRSGTKRPKGFKLQIENGIPAIRGLGGSGTAILGGLLTANALCDTPFSDPELLNFATELEGHPDNVAASLYGGLVVSAQENAQVHTVRLECPPVLSIVLAIPDFPLSTEQARGVLPTSVGFSDAIYNTSRSTLLIASIATKQFEMLRIAMKDRLHQPYRTSLIPGFDEVAEAATAAGALSVALSGAGPTVAAYCLEHTEQVAEKMKAAFKKHQIVSDIKILKPDACGASVRIEGN
- a CDS encoding pyridoxal phosphate-dependent aminotransferase translates to MSRLGTESAFEVLAKAKQLEAQGKDIIHLEIGQPDFPTPINIIEAAYKAMKDGHTGYCPSAGVPEFREIVAQHITETRGVTIHPDEVTVTPGAKPIIFFTILALIDDGDEVIYPEPGFPVYESVIDFIGGKPVPLSLREEVNFRFRLEDLEGAITDRTKLLILNSPQNPTGGTLTIEDLEAIAELAQKHNFYVLTDEVYSRILYEGQHHSVLSLPGMKERTILIEGHSKTYAMTGWRLGYGIAPQAIADKITQLTINSNSCTATFTQLAGMEALTGQQDSVTEMVLEFQKRRDAIVDGLNAIEGISCIKPLGAFYVFPNVTQLPLSCEALADYLMEEADVALLPGTSFGKYGDGYLRLSYANSLENIQEALGRMETAISKL